A stretch of Corynebacterium timonense DNA encodes these proteins:
- the pgl gene encoding 6-phosphogluconolactonase, whose product MVTVCRHADLASLIDATATRLTDLLRDIHSRPDGGVSGDGVARLVLTGGGAGIGLLKELTTRDIDWSRVHVFFGDERNVSPTHPGSNEGQAREALLDRAAIPETHIHGYGLDGSAMGPAVSRYERVLAEYAPQGFDLHLLGMGGEGHINSLFPHSAAVRERDALVVAVTDSPKPPPQRASLTLPAVRRAERVWLLVAGSEKAEAAGHVAAGADPLDWPAAGAAGRAETVLHVAADAAGCLPRQ is encoded by the coding sequence ATGGTCACCGTTTGCCGCCACGCGGATCTCGCATCGCTTATCGACGCCACCGCCACCCGCCTCACCGATCTCCTTCGCGACATCCACTCCCGCCCAGACGGCGGCGTAAGCGGCGACGGCGTCGCCCGGCTCGTCCTCACGGGTGGCGGCGCAGGTATCGGCCTGCTGAAAGAACTGACCACCCGCGACATCGACTGGTCCCGCGTCCACGTCTTCTTCGGCGACGAGCGCAACGTCTCCCCGACCCACCCGGGCTCCAACGAGGGCCAGGCCCGCGAGGCGCTCCTTGACCGCGCCGCTATCCCCGAGACCCACATCCACGGCTACGGGCTGGACGGATCCGCAATGGGCCCCGCCGTTTCGCGCTACGAGCGGGTCCTCGCCGAGTACGCGCCGCAAGGATTCGACCTGCACCTGCTCGGCATGGGCGGGGAAGGGCACATCAACTCCCTCTTCCCCCACTCCGCCGCCGTCCGTGAACGCGACGCGCTCGTGGTGGCCGTCACGGATTCCCCGAAGCCCCCGCCGCAGCGCGCCAGCCTCACCCTTCCTGCCGTCCGACGCGCCGAGCGCGTGTGGCTGCTCGTCGCCGGTTCGGAAAAGGCCGAAGCGGCCGGGCACGTCGCTGCCGGCGCCGACCCGCTCGACTGGCCCGCCGCGGGCGCCGCCGGGCGCGCGGAGACCGTGCTGCACGTCGCCGCGGACGCCGCCGGTTGCCTACCCAGGCAGTAG
- a CDS encoding glucose-6-phosphate dehydrogenase assembly protein OpcA: MHITLTNTSTAEIAASLVHGQELYSLATGRVLTLLVEASVDDDLDSILLSIREATRVHPARVLVVIRGSASAPTSLDADIVLTAEEGASEMVVMHLRGELVSHLDAVVTPLLLPDTPIVAWWPTSAPTRPAESPLGVFAQRRITNTRREVSGNTLLKLSSGYTPGDSDMIWSRITLWRGIVASALDRNPTASITAVRIVGAADNPSVDIAAGWLASCLDVEVVRLPAEEPSAIIRNVPITELQITREDGVIAVTVVDERSVRISSPGLPDSYVAMTARTDAECLAEELRHLDPDTAYARALGGLVHVTAP; encoded by the coding sequence GTGCACATCACCTTGACCAACACCTCGACGGCCGAGATCGCCGCGTCCCTCGTCCACGGCCAGGAGCTTTATTCCCTCGCCACCGGCCGCGTGCTCACCCTCCTCGTCGAAGCCAGCGTGGACGACGACCTCGACTCCATCCTGCTGTCCATCCGCGAGGCCACCCGGGTCCACCCCGCCCGCGTCCTCGTGGTGATCCGGGGCAGCGCCTCGGCTCCGACCTCACTCGACGCGGACATCGTGCTCACCGCTGAGGAGGGCGCCTCCGAGATGGTGGTTATGCACCTGCGCGGCGAGCTCGTGTCCCACCTCGACGCGGTGGTCACGCCCTTGCTCCTCCCCGACACCCCCATCGTGGCCTGGTGGCCCACCTCTGCGCCGACGCGGCCGGCAGAGTCCCCCCTCGGCGTCTTCGCACAGCGGCGCATCACCAACACACGCCGCGAGGTCTCCGGCAACACGCTGCTTAAGCTCTCCAGCGGCTACACGCCGGGAGACTCGGACATGATCTGGTCGCGGATCACGCTGTGGCGCGGCATCGTCGCCTCGGCGCTCGACCGCAACCCCACCGCGTCCATCACCGCGGTGCGCATTGTCGGCGCGGCGGACAACCCAAGCGTGGACATCGCCGCGGGCTGGCTCGCAAGCTGCCTCGACGTCGAGGTCGTGCGCCTTCCCGCCGAGGAACCCTCCGCGATTATCCGCAACGTACCCATCACCGAGTTGCAGATCACGCGCGAGGACGGCGTCATTGCAGTCACAGTCGTCGACGAGCGCAGCGTGCGCATCTCCTCTCCCGGCTTGCCCGACTCGTACGTGGCCATGACTGCGCGCACCGACGCGGAGTGCCTGGCCGAGGAGCTTCGCCACCTTGACCCCGACACCGCCTACGCCCGCGCACTCGGCGGGCTCGTCCACGTCACTGCCCCCTAA
- the zwf gene encoding glucose-6-phosphate dehydrogenase, whose product MAQPDTHENTPINPLRLNDDTRLPRIAGPSGLVIFGVTGDLARKKLLPALYDLANRGLLPAGFTLIGFGRREWSKQDFEGYVREAVEKSARTRFNDNVWERLAEGMHFVQGAFDHDEAFDSLAQLTREMDATRGTAGNWAYYLSVPPEYFSDVVNQLDRTGMATPSEDQWRRVVIEKPFGHDAASARELNEVVNQVFPESSVFRIDHYLGKETVQNILALRFANQMFEPIWNANYIDHVQITMAEEIGLGGRAGYYDGIGAARDVIQNHLMQLLALIAMEEPASFSPRQLKAEKIKVLRATYPVGPFDRTTARGQYTAGWQGSTKVLGLREEEGFDPASTTETFAACTLQINSRRWAGVPFYLRTGKRLGRRVTEIALVLKRPPYQPFQARQTQSMTNNAVVLRIQPDEGVLMRFGSKVPGSTLEVRDVNMNFSYSEAFTEKSPEAYERLILDALLDESSLFPTNEEVEYSWDILDPILNYWADNGQPEEYEAGTWGPPSADRMLAAEGRVWRRP is encoded by the coding sequence GTGGCCCAGCCCGATACACACGAGAACACCCCCATCAACCCGCTGCGCCTCAACGACGACACGCGTCTGCCCCGCATCGCGGGCCCCTCCGGCCTCGTCATCTTCGGCGTCACGGGGGACTTGGCGCGAAAGAAGCTCCTCCCCGCCCTCTACGACCTCGCCAACCGCGGCCTGTTGCCCGCCGGCTTTACGCTCATCGGGTTCGGCCGCCGCGAGTGGAGCAAGCAGGACTTTGAGGGGTACGTGCGTGAGGCCGTCGAAAAGAGCGCGCGGACGCGCTTCAACGACAACGTCTGGGAGCGCCTCGCCGAAGGCATGCACTTCGTGCAGGGGGCGTTCGACCACGACGAGGCCTTTGACTCCCTAGCGCAGCTCACCCGCGAGATGGACGCCACGCGCGGCACCGCCGGCAACTGGGCCTACTACCTGTCGGTGCCGCCGGAGTACTTCTCCGACGTGGTCAACCAGCTCGACCGCACCGGCATGGCCACCCCGAGCGAGGACCAGTGGCGGCGCGTGGTCATCGAGAAGCCCTTCGGCCACGACGCCGCCTCCGCCCGCGAGCTCAACGAGGTGGTCAACCAGGTCTTTCCCGAAAGTTCCGTCTTCCGCATCGACCACTACCTGGGCAAGGAAACGGTGCAAAACATCCTGGCGCTGCGCTTCGCCAACCAGATGTTCGAGCCGATCTGGAACGCCAACTACATCGACCACGTCCAAATCACCATGGCCGAGGAGATCGGCCTCGGCGGGCGCGCCGGATACTACGACGGCATCGGAGCGGCCCGCGACGTCATCCAGAACCACCTGATGCAGCTCCTTGCGCTCATCGCCATGGAGGAGCCCGCCTCGTTTTCCCCGCGCCAGCTCAAGGCGGAAAAAATCAAGGTTCTGCGCGCGACCTACCCGGTCGGCCCTTTCGACCGGACCACCGCGCGCGGGCAGTACACCGCTGGCTGGCAGGGTTCCACGAAGGTCCTCGGGCTGCGCGAGGAGGAGGGCTTCGACCCCGCCTCCACCACCGAAACCTTCGCCGCCTGCACCCTGCAGATCAACTCGCGGCGCTGGGCGGGCGTGCCCTTCTATCTGCGGACCGGCAAACGCCTCGGGCGCCGCGTCACGGAGATCGCCCTCGTGCTCAAGCGGCCGCCTTACCAGCCCTTCCAGGCCCGGCAGACGCAGTCCATGACGAACAACGCCGTCGTGCTGCGGATCCAGCCCGACGAGGGTGTGCTCATGCGCTTCGGCTCCAAGGTTCCCGGCTCGACGCTTGAGGTGCGCGACGTCAACATGAACTTCTCCTATTCCGAGGCCTTCACCGAGAAGTCGCCGGAGGCCTACGAGAGGCTCATCCTCGACGCGCTGCTCGACGAATCCAGCCTCTTTCCCACCAACGAAGAGGTCGAGTACAGCTGGGATATCCTCGACCCGATCCTCAACTACTGGGCCGACAACGGCCAGCCCGAGGAGTACGAGGCCGGCACCTGGGGGCCTCCCTCCGCCGACCGCATGCTCGCCGCCGAGGGCCGCGTCTGGCGCAGGCCGTAG
- the tal gene encoding transaldolase: MTYIDDLAELGTATWLDDLSRDRITSGNLDEIRASRSIVGVTTNPAIFAKAMSAGTAYDAQLAELKAAGAGVDEAVYAMSIKDVQDACDLFSDVFERTGGRDGRVSIEVDPRYAADEERTVEHARSLWNLVGRDNVMIKIPATDESLPAITAALAEGISVNVTLIFSVERYRQVIEAYKEGIRRAADAGHDVSTIHSVASFFVSRMDTEVDNRLETIGTDEALALRGTAGIANARLAYQLFRDSFDDLGDLPAGTNLQRPLWASTGVKNPAYPATMYVTELAGPHTVNTMPEATLDAVHELGGLHGDTLTDTAAGAQEVFDQLVSVGIDIDDVVRVLEREGVEKFVDAWQELLDSMQDNLR; the protein is encoded by the coding sequence ATGACTTACATCGACGACCTAGCGGAGCTCGGTACCGCCACCTGGCTCGACGACCTCTCCCGCGACCGCATCACCAGTGGCAACCTCGACGAGATCCGCGCCTCGCGTTCCATCGTCGGGGTGACCACGAACCCCGCCATCTTTGCCAAGGCCATGTCCGCGGGCACGGCGTACGACGCCCAACTCGCCGAGCTCAAGGCCGCCGGCGCGGGTGTCGACGAGGCCGTTTACGCCATGAGCATCAAAGACGTCCAGGACGCCTGCGACCTTTTCTCCGACGTCTTCGAGCGCACCGGCGGGCGCGACGGCCGCGTCTCCATCGAGGTCGACCCGCGTTACGCCGCGGACGAGGAACGCACGGTGGAGCACGCCCGGAGCCTGTGGAACCTCGTTGGCCGCGACAACGTGATGATCAAGATCCCGGCCACCGACGAATCCCTGCCCGCGATCACTGCCGCCCTCGCAGAGGGGATCTCCGTCAACGTCACCCTGATCTTCTCCGTCGAGCGCTACCGGCAGGTCATCGAGGCCTACAAGGAGGGCATCCGCCGCGCCGCCGACGCCGGCCACGACGTGTCCACGATCCACTCCGTCGCCTCCTTCTTCGTCTCCCGCATGGACACCGAGGTAGACAACCGCCTGGAGACCATCGGCACCGACGAGGCGCTCGCGCTGCGCGGCACGGCCGGAATCGCCAACGCACGGCTCGCTTACCAGCTCTTCCGCGACTCTTTCGACGACCTCGGCGACCTTCCTGCGGGGACGAACCTGCAGCGCCCCCTGTGGGCATCGACCGGTGTGAAGAACCCCGCCTACCCGGCCACCATGTACGTGACGGAGCTCGCGGGCCCGCACACCGTCAACACCATGCCCGAGGCCACCCTCGACGCCGTCCACGAGCTCGGCGGCCTCCACGGCGACACTCTCACGGACACCGCAGCCGGTGCCCAGGAGGTCTTCGACCAGCTCGTTTCCGTCGGCATCGACATCGACGACGTCGTCCGCGTCCTCGAGCGGGAGGGCGTGGAGAAGTTCGTGGACGCCTGGCAGGAGCTCCTCGACTCCATGCAGGACAACCTCCGCTAG
- the tkt gene encoding transketolase: protein MTVRNYPDDWTDTDTRAVDTVRVLAADAVENCGSGHPGTAMSLAPLAYTLYQRVMNIDPTDPHWIGRDRFVLSNGHSSLTQYIQLYLGGLGLEIEDLKALRTWGSKTPGHPEYNHTAHVEITTGPLGQGLASAVGMAMAARRERGLYDPQAPAGESPFDHFIYVIAGDGCLQEGVTSEASSLAGTQQLGNLILFWDDNRISIEDDTQIAFTEDVMARYEAYGWQTLTVESGEDVVAIEAAVAEAQAETARPSIIRVKTVIGYPAPNLQNTGAAHGAALGAEEVALVKEALGFDPAVSFPVEDEVIAHTRGLVERSAAKRAAWEEKFAAWATANPENKELLDRLTARQLPEGWADDMPTWEPDAKGLATRKASEAAIQAAAAALPELWGGSADLAGSNNTLIKGAPSFGPAAISTDAFTAEPYGRNLHFGIREHAMGAIMNGIALHGGTRVYGGTFLIFSEYLYPALRVAALSGIDGYYVFTHDSVGLGEDGPTHQPVETLAALRAIPDLAVIRPADANETSAAWRAALEAREQPKILALSRQNLPVLEGTKDKAVEGVARGAYVLVESSAPTPDVILMASGSEVQYAVEAAARLEQDGTAARVVSVPSIDWFLEQEEDYIESVLPRAVKARVSVEAGVSMPWHRFTGDHGRTVSLEHFGASAPGAELFERFGFTADAVLAAARDSLDSVRNA from the coding sequence ATGACCGTCCGCAACTACCCGGACGACTGGACCGACACCGACACCCGGGCCGTGGACACCGTCCGCGTGCTGGCCGCCGACGCCGTGGAGAACTGCGGCTCCGGCCACCCTGGCACCGCGATGTCGCTCGCGCCGTTGGCGTACACCCTCTACCAGCGTGTCATGAACATCGACCCCACCGACCCGCACTGGATCGGCCGCGACCGCTTCGTGCTGTCGAACGGGCACTCTTCGCTGACCCAATACATCCAGCTCTACCTCGGCGGTCTCGGGCTCGAGATCGAGGACCTGAAGGCCCTGCGCACCTGGGGCTCGAAGACCCCGGGGCACCCCGAGTACAACCACACGGCCCATGTCGAGATCACCACCGGGCCGCTCGGCCAGGGGCTGGCGTCGGCTGTCGGCATGGCGATGGCCGCGCGCCGCGAGCGCGGCCTCTACGACCCGCAGGCCCCGGCGGGCGAGTCCCCCTTCGACCACTTCATCTACGTCATCGCCGGCGACGGCTGCCTCCAGGAGGGCGTGACCTCCGAGGCCAGCTCCCTGGCGGGTACGCAGCAGCTGGGCAACCTCATCCTCTTCTGGGACGACAACCGCATCTCCATCGAGGACGACACGCAAATCGCGTTCACCGAAGACGTCATGGCCCGCTACGAGGCCTACGGCTGGCAGACGCTCACGGTCGAATCCGGCGAGGACGTCGTGGCCATCGAGGCCGCCGTCGCCGAGGCGCAGGCGGAGACCGCCCGCCCGAGCATCATCCGGGTCAAGACCGTCATCGGCTACCCCGCCCCGAACCTGCAAAACACCGGCGCCGCCCACGGAGCCGCCCTCGGCGCGGAGGAGGTCGCCCTGGTCAAGGAGGCGCTCGGCTTCGACCCTGCTGTCTCCTTCCCCGTCGAGGACGAGGTCATCGCCCACACCCGCGGCCTCGTCGAACGCTCCGCCGCCAAGCGCGCGGCCTGGGAGGAGAAGTTCGCGGCGTGGGCAACGGCCAACCCGGAAAATAAGGAGCTGCTCGACCGGCTCACCGCTCGCCAGCTGCCCGAAGGCTGGGCCGACGACATGCCCACCTGGGAGCCCGACGCGAAGGGGCTGGCCACCCGCAAGGCCTCCGAAGCCGCCATCCAAGCCGCGGCGGCCGCGCTGCCCGAGCTGTGGGGCGGCTCGGCCGACCTCGCTGGCTCCAACAACACGCTGATCAAGGGCGCGCCCTCCTTCGGACCCGCCGCGATCTCCACCGACGCGTTCACCGCCGAGCCCTACGGACGCAACCTGCACTTCGGTATCCGCGAGCACGCCATGGGCGCGATCATGAACGGTATCGCCCTGCACGGCGGCACCCGCGTCTACGGCGGCACCTTCCTCATCTTCTCCGAGTACCTCTACCCCGCTCTCCGCGTCGCGGCGCTGTCCGGCATCGACGGCTACTACGTGTTCACGCACGATTCCGTCGGTCTCGGCGAGGACGGCCCCACCCACCAGCCGGTGGAGACGCTGGCCGCCTTGCGCGCCATCCCCGACCTCGCCGTCATTCGCCCGGCCGATGCCAACGAGACCTCCGCAGCATGGCGCGCCGCCCTCGAGGCCCGGGAGCAGCCGAAGATCCTCGCCCTGTCCCGCCAGAACCTGCCCGTCCTGGAAGGCACGAAGGACAAGGCCGTCGAGGGCGTCGCTCGCGGCGCCTACGTCCTCGTCGAGTCATCGGCGCCGACACCGGACGTGATCCTCATGGCCTCTGGCTCCGAGGTGCAGTACGCGGTCGAGGCCGCCGCGCGCCTTGAGCAGGACGGCACCGCCGCGCGCGTCGTCTCCGTGCCGTCGATCGACTGGTTCCTCGAGCAGGAGGAGGACTACATTGAGTCCGTCCTGCCCCGGGCGGTCAAGGCGCGCGTCTCCGTCGAGGCCGGCGTGTCCATGCCGTGGCACCGCTTCACCGGCGACCACGGCCGCACCGTCTCGCTGGAGCACTTCGGTGCCTCCGCCCCGGGCGCGGAGCTGTTCGAGCGTTTCGGCTTCACCGCCGACGCCGTTCTCGCCGCCGCCCGAGACTCCCTCGACTCCGTCCGCAACGCTTAA
- a CDS encoding heme o synthase, translating to MEENFLETIKAYFALTKPRVIELLLVAAIPAMLQADRGNVHVWLILATLLGGWMGAAAANTFNMVADYDIDQKMGRTRARPLVREKVTKKRAAIFAWVLLIVGVLWLGVLCNSWLAAFFIVLTNWFYIFVYTKWLKRRTWQNVIWGGAAGCMPVLVGWAVIRDNVDDGSPDRWWQAIVMFLIIFFWTPPHTWALALKYREDYARAEVPMLPVVASAEETTRQILIYSWITVAISLALVPATSWPYLAAAVIAGAAFLVRATQLHNQVKRGESVKPLKLFILSNNYLAAVFLVLSIDAILGWETIAEVVF from the coding sequence CTGGAGGAGAATTTCTTGGAGACCATCAAGGCCTATTTCGCGTTGACAAAGCCGAGGGTCATTGAGCTCCTACTCGTCGCGGCGATCCCAGCAATGCTGCAGGCGGACCGCGGCAACGTCCACGTGTGGCTGATTCTGGCCACGCTGCTCGGCGGCTGGATGGGTGCGGCCGCGGCCAACACCTTCAACATGGTCGCCGACTACGACATCGACCAGAAGATGGGCCGCACGCGGGCCCGGCCGCTTGTGCGCGAGAAGGTGACCAAGAAGCGCGCCGCGATTTTCGCGTGGGTGCTGCTCATCGTGGGCGTCCTGTGGCTCGGCGTGCTGTGCAACTCGTGGCTGGCGGCGTTTTTCATCGTCTTGACCAACTGGTTCTACATCTTTGTTTACACGAAATGGCTGAAGCGCCGCACGTGGCAGAACGTCATCTGGGGCGGCGCCGCCGGCTGCATGCCGGTGCTCGTTGGCTGGGCGGTCATCCGCGACAACGTCGACGACGGCAGCCCGGACCGCTGGTGGCAGGCCATCGTCATGTTCCTCATCATCTTCTTCTGGACGCCGCCGCACACCTGGGCGCTCGCCCTGAAGTACCGCGAGGATTACGCCCGCGCAGAGGTCCCCATGCTGCCGGTGGTGGCCTCGGCGGAGGAGACGACCCGCCAGATCCTCATCTATTCGTGGATCACCGTCGCTATCTCGCTCGCTCTCGTGCCGGCGACCTCGTGGCCGTACCTCGCCGCCGCTGTGATCGCCGGCGCCGCCTTCCTCGTGCGCGCGACCCAGCTACACAACCAGGTCAAGCGTGGGGAGTCCGTGAAGCCGTTGAAGCTGTTCATTTTGTCAAACAACTACCTGGCCGCGGTCTTCCTCGTGCTCTCCATCGACGCGATCCTCGGCTGGGAGACCATCGCGGAGGTCGTCTTCTAG